The Impatiens glandulifera chromosome 3, dImpGla2.1, whole genome shotgun sequence genome contains a region encoding:
- the LOC124932968 gene encoding zinc finger protein GIS2-like, giving the protein MSSGSRSRSRSPMDRKIRTSRYSYRDAPYRRDSSRGGFSQNNLCKNCKRPGHYARECPNSALCHNCGLPGHIASECSTKSLCWNCREPGHMAGNCPNEGICHTCGKAGHRARDCTVPQVPPGDLKLCNNCFKQGHIGVDCTNDKACKNCRKTGHIARECTNAPVCNLCNISGHVARECPKGNILDDRVGGGGGYRDIICRSCHQSGHISRECMGQGASIICHNCGGRGHLAYECPSARFMDHHRHQQHRFPSRRY; this is encoded by the exons ATGAGTTCAGGCAGCAGGAGCAGAAGCAGGAGCCCTATGGATAGGAAGATCCGCACTTCACGATATTCTTATCGTGATGCACCTTACAGGCGTGATTCTTCGCGTGGGGGTTTCAG CCAAAACAATCTGTGCAAGAACTGCAAGCGACCAGGTCATTATGCCAGAGAGTGTCCTAATTCTGCATTATGCCACAATTGTGGTCTTCCAGG GCACATTGCATCAGAGTGCAGTACGAAGTCACTGTGCTGGAACTGTCGAGAACCAGGGCACATGGCTGGAAACTGCCCAAACGAAGGCATATGTCACACATGTGGTAAAGCAGGGCATCGAGCTAGAGACTGCACGGTCCCACAGGTGCCACCTGGCGATCTGAAGTTGTGCAACAACTGTTTCAAGCAAGGGCATATTGGTGTTGATTGCACAAACGATAAGGCGTGCAAGAACTGCAGAAAGACAGGTCACATTGCCCGGGAATGCACAAACGCTCCTGTCTGTAACTTGTGTAATATTTCTGGACACGTTGCGAGAGAGTGCCCTAAAGGAAACATTCTCGACGATCGCGTTGGCGGCGGCGGCGGTTATAGGGATATTATATGTCGGAGCTGCCACCAGTCGGGGCATATTAGCCGGGAGTGTATGGGACAGGGGGCTTCAATTATATGTCATAACTGTGGAGGAAGGGGTCATCTTGCGTATGAGTGCCCATCTGCTAGGTTTATGGATCACCATCGCCACCAGCAGCACCGTTTCCCCAGCAGGAGATATTGA
- the LOC124931940 gene encoding zinc finger CCCH domain-containing protein 19-like, with protein MEDEGEKEIIKMDNPPVQLQAHHESHDTEDKPSETAELAKTEENSDLESSILPQVLESQLLVGPPPFLSAEEGRTTEEVVTLSVEAKMHVSEKSAPEIDVRQGLDDAAEDDDKVAEEGKAEPELIEGDTPLISADPAVDISEEMAGNDISLAGVAEADAVGDSSLKFDGPEIVPSNKSLGETQDEVIMKEEETQIVENAMKMKDDEAGSDDREWRWKSCESDQQFVSVDPLIHSDDFKAIVTNDVVPTIADDSDNLQSFDVQSSIPANDPQNVDVQSPVASKLDQEDEASTYMTLSGTVCDLAPEPDNVEVIDYQSLPAALVSVEDEVMRQENVGITEIDATEEIEENPIQLLDGLQTVDDDEDEEPMEENNTEMETETDAPEMAEQDNRGGAVEENPIQLSDDLQTVNEDEDEEPMEENEAEMETETDAPEMEEQYNVGVSVDLQTVEENPIQLLDDLQTIDDGEDEEPMEENEIEVPEMEEQDNGGGSVDLQTAEENPIQLLDDLQTVDDDSTKDDEDEEPMEEDEAPTAEAEIETEMAEQEVAENTVVGKRKRGKNTKVPLRASSKKTTGEDVCFICFDGGELVLCDRRGCHKAYHPSCVNQDEAFFQAEGRWNCGWHLCSICEKNARYMCYTCTFSLCQKCTKDAVISCVRGNKGFCETCMRTVMLIENNESANKEDQVDFDDKSSWEYLFKDYWTDLKEKLSLTTDEIAQAKNPRRVSLGKDESNEEYIDANDGGSGSDSSENLADRKPKKRMSKRRSKLHENTEEADLPNTSEKASAPANTEWASRELLEFVMHMKDGDNSVLSQFDVQALLLEYIKRNKLRDPRRKSQIVCDARLVNLFGKARVGHFEMLKLLESHFLMKTDAQIDDVQGIVVDTDVNQADKDGTTDSPFSKGSKEKKRRTRKKGYEREAQSNLDDYAAIDNHNINLIYLRRKLIEDILEDIDKFHDTVVGTFVRIRISGNNQKQDLYRLVQVTGTTKADNPYKVGKRTTGFYLEVLNLDKTEVVVIDTISNQDFTEDECKRLRQSIKCGLINRLTVGDVLHKATEIHAARVNDWLEAETQRIAHLRDRASEKGRRKELRECVEKLQVLKTPEERRRRLEEIPEIHADPKMDPNYESEENESDREEETKQENFSRPRAVSGFSRNVREPISPGRGNLTESGSGGSRKYSDRNWEFSRSSSGKDFLNRSDDKASVSSLEDESTRNQGRDGGILQQSNYFETPPKSETAGQTKHSVVRSDSFTSPASNPSSSVTKSKETEKIWLYKDPSGKIQGPFSVVQLRKWNNTGYFPTDLRIWRNNEDEDRSMFLKDALAGRFNNNQESQPSHLSSPTPPVKKQQLHGDQNVEKWRSSPTVQVSKFSTDRLGSDYITRNDNLPSPTPNSAPTPTPIMPSSVNQVIRGQGHNMVESLGISDITSNHEWVSKQEMVPQQANQTETRVNIVPSQTSEQVYVQSSYGHNNTSTTPTPTAAMTQTETWRPQIVQQQQPNVPWAGNMVMSSSWGPMTGNQQLGGWGGPVPVPVPTSNMNWNMVPPQSQPPPPPLQGPMNPSGWAVPGNHPGPPMQQGGFMPGMGNPGWFPQMGNPGPMANTGQMPGNGWFQPPPVTNQPPPAWGGGTQMGNTVAPVQGGNANQNWSGQNGNNRFSGQNRARDDGGGNNSRGGWNGGGRSGRNNNNNNRVCQYHLNGHCKKGSACRQLHN; from the exons ATGGAAGACGAGGGCGAGAAAGAGATTATCAAGATGGACAATCCTCCCGTTCAACTGCAAGCTCATCATGAGTCCCATGATACAGAAGATAAACCTTCTGAGACTGCGGAGCTCGCAAAAACCGAGGAAAATAGCGATCTTGAATCCTCAATTCTTCCTCAAGTTCTAGAATCGCAACTACTTGTTGGGCCGCCGCCGTTTTTATCTGCCGAGGAAGGGAGAACGACCGAGGAGGTAGTGACTCTGTCGGTTGAAGCGAAAATGCATGTATCCGAGAAGTCTGCGCCTGAGATTGATGTTAGGCAGGGACTGGATGATGCTGCAGAAGACGATGACAAGGTGGCCGAAGAGGGGAAAGCTGAGCCAGAATTGATTGAAGGTGATACGCCGCTCATTAGCGCCGACCCAGCAGTGGATATATCAGAGGAAATGGCAGGAAATGATATTTCTTTGGCTGGTGTGGCCGAGGCTGATGCAGTGGGCGATTCTTCTTTGAAATTCGATGGTCCAGAGATCGTGCCTTCTAATAAATCTTTGGGTGAGACCCAAGATGAGGTAATAATGAAAGAAGAGGAAACTCAGATAGTGGAAAATGCAATGAAGATGAAAGATGATGAAGCGGGGTCAGATGATAGGGAATGGAGGTGGAAGTCCTGTGAGAGTGACCAACAATTTGTTTCAGTCGATCCATTGATTCATTCAGATGATTTCAAAGCTATTGTGACAAATGATGTCGTTCCTACTATAGCAGACGACTCAGACAATTTGCAATCCTTTGATGTTCAGTCATCTATTCCAGCTAACGATCCACAAAATGTAGATGTGCAGTCCCCAGTTGCTTCTAAACTGGACCAGGAAGATGAAGCTTCAACTTACATGACCTTATCAGGTACTGTGTGCGATCTTGCACCTGAACCTGATAATGTAGAAGTTATTGATTACCAATCCTTGCCTGCCGCTTTAGTGAGTGTGGAAGACGAAGTCATGAGACAAGAAAATGTTGGAATTACAGAAATTGATGCAACAGAAGAGATTGAAGAGAACCCTATTCAGCTTTTGGATGGTCTGCAAACTGTTGATgacgatgaagatgaagaaccgATGGAAGAGAATAATACTGAAATGGAGACAGAGACTGATGCACCAGAGATGGCAGAACAAGATAATAGAGGTGGCGCTGTTGAAGAGAACCCTATTCAGCTATCGGATGATCTACAAACTGTTAATGAGGATGAGGATGAAGAGCCAATGGAAGAGAATGAGGCTGAAATGGAGACAGAGACAGATGCACCAGAGATGGAAGAACAATATAATGTTGGTGTCTCTGTTGATCTACAAACTGTTGAAGAAAACCCGATTCAGCTTTTGGATGATCTACAAACTATTGATGACGGTGAGGATGAAGAACCAATGGAAGAAAACGAGATAGAGGTACCAGAGATGGAAGAACAAGATAATGGAGGTGGCTCTGTTGATCTACAAACTGCCGAAGAGAACCCTATTCAGCTTTTGGATGATCTGCAAACTGTTGATGACGATTCAACaaaagatgatgaagatgaagagccAATGGAAGAGGACGAGGCACCAACTGCTGAGGCTGAAATAGAGACAGAGATGGCAGAACAAGAGGTTGCAGAGAACACTGTTGTAGGGAAGAGGAAAAGAGGAAAGAACACCAAGGTTCCATTACGAGCTTCATCTAAGAAGACCACAGGAGAAGATGTTTGTTTCATTTGCTTTGATGGTGGAGAGCTTGTGCTATGTGATCGTAG GGGATGTCATAAGGCTTATCATCCTTCCTGTGTCAATCAGGACGAAGCATTCTTTCAAGCAGAAGGTCGATGGAATTGTG GCTGGCATCTTTGTAGCATTTGTGAGAAGAATGCACGCTATATGTGTTATACATGCACTTTTTCTTTGTGCCAAAAGTGCACGAAAGATGCTGTTATCTCATGTGTTCGGGGTAACAAGGGTTTTTGTGAAACTTGCATGAGAACTGTGATGTTGATTGAAAATAATGAGTCTGCAAACAAGGAG GATCAAGTAGACTTTGATGATAAGAGCAGTTGGGAGTACCTATTCAAGGACTATTGGACAGATTTGAAGGAAAAACTGTCTCTGACTACTGATGAAATTGCCCAAGCTAAAAATCCACGAAGAGTGTCTTTGGGAAAAGATGAATCAAATGAAGAATATATTGATGCCAACGATGGAGGTTCAGGCTCAGACAGTTCAGAGAACCTAGCAGATAGAAAACCCAAAAAACGAATGTCTAAGAGAAGATCGAAATTGCATGAGAATACTGAAGAGGCTGACTTGCCAAATACTTCAGAGAAAGCTTCTGCGCCTGCAAACACAGAATGGGCATCAAGAGAGCTCTTAGAGTTTGTTATGCATATGAAGGATGGTGACAACTCCGTTTTATCTCAGTTTGATGTGCAGGCTTTACTGcttgaatatataaaaagaaacaaGCTTCGCGATCCTCGTCGGAAAAGTCAAATTGTTTGTGATGCAAGACTGGTAAATCTATTTGGAAAAGCTCGTGTTGGTCATTTTGAAATGTTAAAACTTCTTGAATCTCACTTTCTTATGAAGACCGACGCTCAAATCGATGATGTTCAAGGCATTGTTGTCGATACTGATGTTAACCAGGCGGATAAAGATGGAACCACCGATTCTCCATTTAGTAAGGGAAGTAAAGAAAAGAAACGCAGAACAAGGAAGAAAGGTTATGAGAGAGAAGCTCAATCCAATCTTGATGATTATGCTGCCATTGATAATCACAATATAAACTTAATCTATTTGCGAAGAAAATTGATAGAGGATATTCTTGAAGATATTGACAAATTCCATGATACAGTTGTTGGGACTTTTGTTAGGATAAGGATATCTGGTAATAATCAAAAGCAAGATCTCTATAGGCTGGTCCAGGTTACAG GCACAACTAAAGCTGATAACCCATATAAAGTTGGTAAAAGGACCACTGGATTTTACTTAGAAGTATTGAACTTGGACAAAACAGAGGTGGTGGTAATTGACACAATTTCAAACCAAGATTTCACcgag gATGAATGCAAACGCCTTCGGCAGAGCATAAAATGTGGGCTTATCAATAGGCTGACTGTg GGAGACGTCCTGCACAAGGCAACAGAAATCCATGCCGCTAGAGTTAATGAT TGGCTGGAAGCAGAGACACAGAGAATTGCTCATCTTCGTGACAGAGCAAGTGAGAAAGGACGGCGAAAAGA GCTTAGGGAATGCGTGGAGAAACTACAAGTTTTGAAGACACCGGAGGAGCGTCGCCGTAGACTGGAGGAGATTCCTGAAATACATGCAGATCCAAAAATGGATCCAAACTATGAATCTGAGGAAAACGAAAGTGACAGGGAGGAAGAGACTAAACaag AAAATTTCTCGAGACCTAGGGCAGTTTCTGGCTTTAGCAGGAACGTGAGGGAACCAATCTCTCCTGGAAGAGGAAATCTTACAGAGTCAGGAAGTGGTGGCTCGAGGAAATACTCTGATAGGAACTGGGAATTCTCCAGAAGCAGTTCAGGGAAAGATTTCCTGAACAGAAGTGACGATAAAGCTTCAGTTAGTTCTCTTGAGGATGAAAGCACAAGGAATCAAGGACGAGATGGAGGCATACTACAGCAATCTAACTATTTTGAAACACCGCCGAAATCTGAAACAGCTGGGCAAACAAAACATTCTGTTGTAAGATCAGATTCATTCACTAGTCCAGCATCTAATCCTTCATCGTCGGTTACTAAGAGTAAGGAAACAGAAAAAATTTGGCTTTATAAGGATCCATCTGGAAAGATTCAAGGACCGTTTTCGGTTGTTCAGCTGCGGAAATGGAACAACACTGGCTACTTCCCCACTGACCTGAGAATTTGGAGAaataatgaagatgaagataggTCTATGTTTTTGAAGGATGCCTTGGCAGgaagatttaataataatcaGGAATCACAACCATCACATCTTTCATCCCCAACACCACCTGTCAAGAAGCAGCAGCTTCATGGGGATCAAAATGTAGAGAAATGGAGATCATCACCAACTGTCCAggtttcaaaattttcaactgACAGGTTGGGTTCTGATTACATCACTAGAAACGATAATCTCCCGTCGCCTACTCCAAACTCTGCCCCGACCCCAACCCCTATTATGCCATCTTCAGTAAATCAGGTTATTAGAGGACAGGGGCATAATATGGTCGAATCACTAGGCATCTCAGATATAACTAGTAATCATGAATGGGTTTCGAAACAAGAAATGGTTCCACAACAAGCAAATCAGACTGAAACCCGCGTCAATATTGTTCCTTCTCAAACATCTGAACAAGTTTATGTTCAGTCATCATATGGCCATAATAATACCTCTACTACTCCTACTCCTACTGCAGCCATGACTCAAACTGAAACTTGGAGGCCTCAAATAGTCCAGCAGCAACAGCCAAACGTACCTTGGGCGGGTAATATGGTCATGTCCTCTTCGTGGGGCCCAATGACAGGTAATCAACAGTTGGGTGGTTGGGGAGGACCTGTCCCTGTTCCTGTCCCAACTTCAAACATGAACTGGAACATGGTACCACCACAATCACAACCACCCCCACCACCACTACAAGGGCCTATGAATCCTTCTGGATGGGCAGTACCGGGAAACCACCCGGGTCCTCCTATGCAGCAAGGTGGGTTTATGCCCGGTATGGGGAACCCGGGTTGGTTTCCACAAATGGGTAACCCAGGTCCTATGGCTAATACAGGGCAGATGCCTGGGAATGGATGGTTTCAGCCACCACCGGTGACAAATCAACCTCCTCCTGCTTGGGGCGGGGGAACACAAATGGGAAATACAGTTGCTCCTGTCCAAGGAGGGAATGCAAACCAAAACTGGAGCGGTCAGAATGGTAACAACAGATTTTCAGGTCAAAACAGGGCTAGAGATGATGGTGGTGGCAATAATAGTAGGGGGGGATGGAATGGTGGTGGTCGGTCTGGaaggaataataataataataatcgtGTATGCCAATACCATTTGAATGGACATTGTAAGAAAGGTTCAGCTTGTAGACAACTTCACAATTGA
- the LOC124931964 gene encoding GATA transcription factor 7-like, with the protein MESMEAKALKSSVLSSEFSIKSNHQIRPDDFCYVNGGGTGGGGNAEDFSVDVFLDLSNHDLQPQDDVDDDDDDDLSEQATGTGTYSLSVSNDIGSSNCCSAFSDSLDSSFFPDELNIPPEDDFEDLEWLSRLVDDSSTELIHFSSPTTTTTTRNCSDPILRIPSSIPTTPLSCFPVPVPAKTRSKRERPSGRIWPPSSSSSSSNDPSSSFIIINKQEQTLSHVPLPVEQKQKKKKARVSSETGTEEAVEAKTQRRCTHCEVQKTPQWRRGPLGPKSLCNACGVRFKSGRLFPEYRPACSPTFSGEVHSNSHRRVLEMRNRVQT; encoded by the exons ATGGAATCAATGGAAGCCAAAGCCCTAAAGTCTAGCGTACTCTCCTCTGAATTCTCCATCAAATCAAACCACCAGATTCGACCGGATGATTTCTGCTACGTTAATGGTGGTGGTACTGGTGGTGGTGGAAACGCTGAAGATTTCTCAGTCGATGTATTCCTCGATCTCTCTAATCACGACCTTCAACCTCaggatgatgttgatgatgatgatgatgatgatttatcCGAACAAGCAACAGGAACAGGAACGTATTCTCTATCTGTTTCAAATGATATTGGCTCCTCTAACTGCTGCAGCGCGTTTTCCGATTCATTGGATTCCTCTTTCTttccagacgaactaaacattCCACCG gaagatgattttgaggatCTAGAGTGGTTATCGAGATTAGTAGACGATTCCTCTACTGAATTGATTCATTTCAGTAGccctactactactactactaccaGGAATTGTTCGGATCCAATATTAAGAATACCGTCGTCGATTCCGACTACTCCACTTTCTTGTTTCCCGGTGCCGGTCCCGGCGAAGACAAGGTCCAAGAGAGAAAGACCTTCAGGAAGAATCTGGCCGCCATCTtcgtcttcttcatcttcaaatgatccctcctcctccttcatcatcatcaacaaacaGGAGCAAACCTTGAGTCATGTTCCCCTGCCTGTAGAACAGaagcaaaagaagaagaaggcgagAGTGTCATCGGAAACCGGCACCGAAGAAGCGGTTGAGGCGAAGACACAGCGGCGATGTACGCATTGTGAGGTGCAGAAGACACCGCAATGGAGAAGAGGTCCGCTTGGTCCAAAATCGTTGTGTAACGCATGTGGAGTCCGGTTCAAATCCGGTAGGCTGTTTCCGGAATATAGACCGGCTTGTAGTCCGACATTCTCCGGCGAGGTTCATTCTAACAGTCACCGGAGGGTTTTGGAGATGAGAAATAGGGTTCAAACTTAG
- the LOC124928942 gene encoding kinesin-like protein KIN-7D, mitochondrial — MAASTSGGRSTSPSQHRRQSSSSSSSSSLMNSRFIPPSYSSSATPFVGTESAYSSRSETPSRHLNDSMYPTGYEERSTVDFATADDFIEEPLDAPTQGADSISVTIRFRPLSEREYQRGDEIAWSPDGDKLVRNEYNLATAYAFDRVFGPNAITPEVYEVAARPVVKAAMEGINGTVFAYGVTSSGKTHTMHGDQTSPGIIPLAIKDVFSIIQDTPGREFLLRVSYLEIYNEVINDLLDPTGQNLRVREDAQGTYVEGIKEEVVMSPGHALSFIAAGEEHRHVGSNNFNLFSSRSHTIFTLMIESSDHGDEYDGVIFSQLNLIDLAGSESSKTETTGLRRKEGSYINKSLLTLGTVIGKLSEGRASHVPYRDSKLTRLLQSSLSGHGHVSLICTVTPASSNMEETHNTLKFASRAKHVEIYASRNKIIDEKSLIKKYQREISTLKEELDHLRRGMIAGVSHEEVIILRQQLEEGQVKMQSRLEEEEEAKAALMSRIQRLTKLILVSSKSTIPALNDVPGHQRSLSAEDDKLEILRDGLLLDSENQKNSLSSTFSNEFKHRRSSSKWADDLSAAGITVTDATQRGELPNDVMTMSDEMDLLVEQVKMLAGEIAFSTSTLKRLVEQSVNDPDGSKVQIQNMEREIQEKRRQMQVLEQRIIENGEASVANASLVDMQQTVMRLMTQCNEKSFELEIKSADNRVLQEQLHDKCAENKELQDRIVILQQQLASTTRDKLSSFEESVPEGFLQNLKKKIQSQEIENEKMQLERVQILEENSGLRVQNQKISEEASYAKELASAAAVELKNLAGEITKISLQNGKLEKELAAAKELAHSRGASMMNGNNRKHSDSYSRSGRRGRASGRPNGGYSLSTSYDDFDNWELDPADMKMELQARKQREAVLESALAEKEMVEDEYRKKVEEGKKRESALENDLANMWVLVARLKKESAAAAATAAAAAAAAAPPQLMTTIDRVADRTDQNVDAKAEETKTNDNNTVLKEVQVNDAIIKPVQEISKEESLVVRLKARMQEMKEKELKYAGGNGDANSHVCKVCFESPTATMLLPCRHFCLCKSCSQACSECPICRTKITDRIFAFT; from the exons ATGGCGGCCTCTACCTCTGGGGGAAGAAGCACTTCACCGTCACAGCACCGGAGGCAgtcatcttcttcatcctctTCATCGTCATTGATGAATAGCCGCTTCATTCCTCCATCCTATTCGTCTTCTGCCACTCCATTTGTAGGCACCGAAAGCGCGTACAGCTCTAGATCCGAGACACCTAGTCGGCATCTGAATGATTCGATGTATCCGACAGGGTACGAAGAGCGGTCCACAGTTGATTTTGCAACGGCGGATGATTTCATTGAGGAACCACTGGACGCTCCAACACAGGGAGCAGATAGCATTTCAGTCACGATTCGGTTTCGACCGCTGAG TGAAAGGGAATACCAGAGGGGAGATGAAATTGCTTGGTCTCCAGATGGCGATAAATTAGTGCGAAATGAATACAATCTAGCAACTGCTTATGCTTTCG ACAGAGTATTTGGACCTAATGCAATTACTCCAGAAGTATATGAAGTGGCTGCTAGACCAGTAGTAAAAGCTGCAATGGAAGGCATAAATG GAACTGTTTTTGCCTATGGAGttacaagtagtgggaagacgCATACAATGCAT GGTGATCAAACATCTCCAGGCATAATACCCCTAGCAATAAAAGATGTGTTCAGCATCATCCAAGAT ACTCCAGGCCGAGAGTTTCTTCTTCGAGTATCATATCTTGAAATCTATAATGAG GTGATAAATGATTTGCTTGATCCAACGGGGCAAAATTTGCGAGTTCGCGAAGATGCACAG GGTACTTATGTTGAGGGTATTAAGGAAGAAGTAGTTATGTCCCCTGGTCATGCTCTTTCCTTTATTGCAGCTGGTGAAG AGCATCGGCATGTTggttcaaataattttaatctatTCAGTAGTCGTAGTCACACCATATTTACGCTG ATGATTGAAAGTAGTGACCATGGTGATGAATATGATGGGGTGATCTTTTCTCAGCTT AATTTGATTGATCTGGCTGGATCGGAGAGCTCAAAAACTGAAACAACAGGGCTGAGGAGAAAGGAAGGATCTTACATAAACAAAAGTCTGTTGACATTAGGAACG GTAATTGGGAAACTGAGTGAAGGAAGAGCATCGCATGTCCCATACAGAGACTCCAAACTCACTCGCCTCCTACAATCGTCCTTGAGTGGCCATGGTCATGTTTCA CTTATTTGTACAGTCACTCCAGCATCAAGTAATATGGAAGAAACTCACAATACATTGAAGTTTGCTAGCAGAGCAAAACATGTTGAGATATATGCCTCACGCAATAAG ATTATTGATGAAAAGTCTTTGATTAAGAAATATCAAAGAGAAATATCAACCCTCAAAGAAGAACTTGACCATCTCAGGAGGGGAATGATTGCTGGTGTCAGCCATGAGGAGGTCATAATCTTAAGGCAACAG TTGGAAGAGGGTCAAGTAAAGATGCAGTCAAGattggaggaagaagaagaagcaaaggcTGCTTTGATGAGTAGAATCCAGAGACTCACCAAGCTCATACTTGTTTCCTCAAAAAGCACAATTCCTGCTTTGAATGATGTGCCGGGCCATCAACGTAGTCTTTCTGCAGAGGATGAT AAACTTGAGATTCTACGTGATGGTTTGCTCTTAGATAGTGAAAATCAAAAGAATTCCTTGTCTTCTacattttcaaatgaatttaaACACAGACGATCTTCGAGCAAGTGGGCAGATGATCTATCAGCAGCAGGGATTACAGTTACTGATGCAACTCAAAGGGGTGAGCTTCCTAAT GATGTAATGACAATGTCAGATGAAAtggatcttcttgttgaacaagTTAAGATGCTTGCCGGTGAGATAGCATTCAGCACTAGTACGCTAAAACGTCTCGTGGAACAGTCTGTCAATGATCCTGATGGATCAAAAGTACAA ATTCAAAATATGGAACGTGAGATACAAGAGAAAAGGAGGCAGATGCAAGTTCTGGAACAGCGTATTATAGAAAATGGTGAAGCCTCAGTTGCTAATGCTTCACTGGTTGACATGCAACAG ACAGTCATGAGATTGATGACTCAATGTAATGAAAAAAGTTTTGAACTCGAG ATAAAATCTGCAGATAATAGAGTCCTTCAGGAACAATTGCATGACAAG TGTGCCGAAAACAAGGAATTGCAAGATAGAATAGTTATTTTACAACAACAGCTGGCATCTACAACTCGTGACAAGTTATCGTCTTTTGAAGAGAGTGTTCCCGAAGGATTTCTTCAAaacttgaaaaagaaaattcagTCTCAG GAAattgagaatgagaagatgCAGTTAGAACGAGTCCAGATACTGGAAGAGAACAGTGGGTTGCGTGTGCAAAACCAGAAAATATCTGAAGAAGCTTCATATGCAAAAGAACTAGCATCTGCTGCTGCTGTAGAGTTGAAGAATTTAGCTGGAGAAATCACAAAGATCTCTCTGCAGAATGGAAAGCTGGAAAAAGAGTTAGCGGCTGCCAAAGAATTAGCACACTCTAGAGGCGCTTCCATGATGAATGGCAACAACAGGAAGCATTCGGACAGTTACAGTAGGTCTGGAAGAAGAGGCCGTGCTTCTGGTCGACCTAATGGCGGTTATTCACTATCAACATCATACGATGATTTCGATAATTGGGAACTTGACCCAGCTGATATGAAAATGGAGTTGCAGGCAAGAAAACAGAGGGAGGCAGTCCTGGAGTCTGCATTAGCTGAGAAAGAAATGGTTGAAGACGAATATAGGAAAAAAGTAGAAGAAGGTAAGAAAAGGGAGTCTGCTCTGGAAAATGATTTAGCAAACATGTGGGTGCTTGTTGCACGGCTGAAAAAAGAAAGTGCAGCTGCTGCAGCTACCGCTGCTGCTGCCGCTGCTGCTGCCGCACCCCCTCAGTTGATGACCACAATTGATAGAGTTGCAGATCGAACCGACCAAAATGTAGACGCAAAAGCTGAGGAGACCAAAACCAATGATAATAATACTGTACTCAAAGAGGTGCAAGTTAATGATGCTATTATAAAACCAGTTCAAGAAATTTCCAAGGAGGAATCTCTCGTAGTTCGTCTAAAG GCGCGTATGCAAGAAATGAAGGAGAAGGAGCTTAAATACGCAGGTGGTAATGGGGATGCAAATTCGCATGTATGTAAAGTATGCTTTGAATCACCAACAGCAACAATGCTTCTACCCTGCCGCCATTTTTGTT TGTGTAAATCTTGTTCGCAAGCCTGTTCCGAGTGTCCAATTTGTCGCACAAAGATCACAGATAGGATTTTTGCTTtcacttaa
- the LOC124932641 gene encoding B-box zinc finger protein 21-like produces MKIQCDVCSKESASVFCPSDEAALCDGCDRRVHHANKLAGKHTRFSLLHPSFQESPKCDICQDKRAFLFCQEDRAILCRECDVTIHRNNEHTHKHNRFLLTGHKLSAAAATATSSSSAPLENNRDGSDSNSNIIITSQEYLIETLAAQGEGGWELLDFHNYHNNGFCNSQQMMYDNDDALPFQAEDIGGRNNDHHYQNNFFHDP; encoded by the exons atgaagatTCAATGTGATGTCTGCAGCAAAGAATCAGCTTCTGTATTTTGCCCCTCCGACGAAGCCGCCCTATGCGACGGATGCGACCGCCGTGTTCATCATGCAAACAAACTCGCCGGAAAACACACCCGCTTCTCTCTCTTGCATCCATCTTTTCAAGAATCCCCAAAATGTGATATCTGTCAG GATAAACGAGCATTTCTGTTCTGTCAAGAAGACAGAGCAATCCTTTGCAGAGAATGCGACGTTACCATTCACAGAAACAACGAGCATACACACAAACACAACCGCTTTCTTTTAACCGGACACAAGCTTTCTgcagcagcagcaacagcaacttcatcttcttcggCGCCATTGGAGAATAACAGAGATGGTTCAGATTCAAACAGCAACATAATAATAACATCACAAGAGTACTTGATAGAAACACTAGCCGCCCAAGGAGAAGGAGGATGGGAGTTGTTGGACTTTcataattatcacaataatggCTTCTGTAATTCGCAACAGATGATGTATGATAATGATGATGCATTACCATTTCAAGCTGAAGATATTGGTGGGAGAAATAATGACCACCATTATCAAAATAACTTCTTTCATGATCCATAA